TCCCGCGTTTTCGAGTCGCTTTGCCAACGTCTCGATTGTAACGCCCGCGATGGGCTCCTCGCCGGCGGAGTAGATGTCCGTCAGAATAACCTGATCGCATCCGGCGAATGCCACGGCGAATCCGCCAAGCAAATCGCGCGTTCGCGTGAAGCGATGCGGCTGGAAGATCACTATCAGTCGACCACCACTGTCCGTGGCCGCACGACGAGCCGCCGCGATGGTGGCACTGATTTCAGTCGGATGGTGCGCGTAGTCATCGACCACGGTAATGCCATTGACGCGCCCCTTGATCTCGAAGCGCCGCCCCACGCCGTGGAAGTTCTCCAGCGCGCCGTCGAGGCTCTCCGGATCGGCTCCCAGCAGCAGTGCCAGCGCAATCGTGCCCACGGCATTCTCGACATTCTGCAGCCCTGGCACACCGAGCGTATAGCGCCGGACGAACTTCTTGCCGGCGTAGATGTCGAAGCTCGACTCGAGCGGCCCCAAATCGATCCGTGCGGCGCTGAAATCGCCTGTCTGTGCACGCACGCTGTAGGTTTTCACCGGACGATTGACCATGTGGCGCAGGCGGCACGCACCTACATCGTCGATGCACATCAGAACGTGTCCCAGCTCGGGAACGGCCTGCACGACGCGGCGATAGCCTTCCACCATGCGTACTTCCGTGCCCCAGTAATCCATGTGATCCGACTCGACGTTCGTCACGATCAAGTGCTGTGCGGGCAGGCGTTCGAACGTACCATCGCTTTCGTCCGCTTCGGCGACTGCCCATTCCAGTCCGCCAATGCGGACATTGCCGTCGAAGGCCGGCACGCGGCCGCCGACAAACACCCACGGATCGAAACCGGCAGCTTCCATCAGCAGGCCCATCATCGCACTGGTCGTGGTCTTGCCGTGCGTGCCGGAGATCAGCACCGACTGGCGCGTTTGCAGGAACATCGCGAGCGCCTCGCTGCGATGAACGATCGGCAGATTGC
This genomic window from bacterium contains:
- the murC gene encoding UDP-N-acetylmuramate--L-alanine ligase produces the protein MTPQELNNRTVPQNDIRPASQAPAIAQPKDPLGFASAHLIGIGGCGMSAIAHALMASGIRVTGSDMNCGASCHKLITSGAKVFSGHAADNLPITVDRVILSSAIPKNNPEYIAAVERNLPIVHRSEALAMFLQTRQSVLISGTHGKTTTSAMMGLLMEAAGFDPWVFVGGRVPAFDGNVRIGGLEWAVAEADESDGTFERLPAQHLIVTNVESDHMDYWGTEVRMVEGYRRVVQAVPELGHVLMCIDDVGACRLRHMVNRPVKTYSVRAQTGDFSAARIDLGPLESSFDIYAGKKFVRRYTLGVPGLQNVENAVGTIALALLLGADPESLDGALENFHGVGRRFEIKGRVNGITVVDDYAHHPTEISATIAAARRAATDSGGRLIVIFQPHRFTRTRDLLGGFAVAFAGCDQVILTDIYSAGEEPIAGVTIETLAKRLENAGQKNLSVIPQRREIAPQLAGRLRAGDLVMTMGAGDNYRTAGDLLQLLESVNEGM